The following coding sequences are from one Humulus lupulus chromosome X, drHumLupu1.1, whole genome shotgun sequence window:
- the LOC133803499 gene encoding cytochrome c, which translates to MASFDEAPPGNSKSGEKIFRTKCAQCHTVEKGAGHKQGPNLNGLFGRQSGTTAGYSYSAANKNRAVTWEEKTLYDYLLNPKKYIPGTKMVFPGLKKPQDRADLIAYLKESTV; encoded by the exons ATGGCGTCCTTCGACGAAGCTCCTCCCGGAAATTCCAAGTCTGGAGAGAAAATCTTCAGGACCAAGTGCGCTCAATGTCACACTGTTGAAAAAGGGGCCGGCCACAAGCAAG GACCCAATTTGAATGGATTGTTCGGAAGGCAGTCTGGAACAACCGCTGGATACTCGTACTCAGCTGCAAACAAGAACAGGGCTGTGACTTGGGAGGAAAAGACATTATATGATTACTTGCTGAATCCCAAGAAG TACATTCCTGGAACGAAGATGGTGTTTCCTGGATTGAAGAAACCACAGGATCGTGCAGACCTTATTGCATATTTGAAGGAATCTACTGTTTGA